The Microscilla marina ATCC 23134 genome contains the following window.
TAGCAAATAAATGTTTGCGAAGGTATGCGTCCAAGTGGGTAACTTTAGCATCTATTATGTATGTGCAAGTACATTGGAAGTTAAACACTTACTTAATGAAAGTAAATCAAGCCCAATACTTATTTATACAACAATTACCATTAGTACCATAGAAAACCATTGATAACCTTGGATTAAATAATTGAATGTTAAAAAATTACCTGAAAATATCTCTACGTAACCTTAGCCGTCACAAAATATATACTTTTATCAACATTGCCGGACTTTCTATTGGAATGGCCTGTGCGTTGTTGTTGTACTTATATATCAACGATGAGCTGAGCTTTGATCGTTACCACGAAAAAGCCGACCGCATTTATCGGGTGTCTACCTGGTTTAAGTTAGAGGGTAAAGCCCCACAGTACTTTGCCAGTTCGTCGGAGCGCCTCGCCCCAGTATTGCCTAAAGAGTTTCCCAACGAAGTAGCCCAATCTGTAAGGCTATTTAGGGGCACCGAAAAAAAACCTATCAGATACAAAGACAAAAAACTATACCTGAACGGGATTCACTATGCCGACTCCAACTATTTCAAAGTGTTTTCTCATAAACTTATCAAAGGTGATCCTAACAAAGTATTGACCCAACCCAATTCTATAGTACTGACCAAGACGGTTGCAAAGCAGTTTTTTGGCAGGGCAGGCAACGCTATAGGTAAGGTAATCAAGGTGTTTGACAACCAAAGCAATAAAGTGACTGGAGTAATGGAAGACCTGCCAAAAAATTCACATTTGCGGTTTCCTGCGTTGGTGTCTTATGCGACCATTTACGACCCCAAGGATGTAAATCGTTGGGGTAGCGCCAATTACTACACCTATGTATTGCTAAAACCCAAGGCAAAAATTGAAAGCTTTCGCAAAAATGTTCAAACGGTTTTTACTAAATATATGGTAAAAGATTTTAAGCATTTTAAGGCAACTGCAGGTTTTAGGGTAGACCCTTTGGTAGACATACATTTGTCTGAGTTTGCCTACGAAGATGATGAAACCATTAAAGGAAACAAAGCTTACTTATACATATTGGCGGCAGTGGCTATATTTATGCTGCTCATTGCTGCCATCAACTACATGAACTTAGCCACTGCACGATCGGCGGGGCGAGCCAAAGAGGTGGGCATTCGCAAAGTGGTAGGGTCATACCGAAGTCAACTTATCTTACAGTTTTTGCTCGAATCAGTACTGCTTACCCTTATCTCGTTAGTCATTAGTATTACCCTGGTAGAGCTATCATTGCCTTATTTCAACTATGTATCAGGCAAGCAGTTGGTCGTAGAGTACAGCGACCCTTCAGTCTTTGGTCTGTTGACGCTTATTATGTTGTTGGTGGGGCTCATTAGTGGCAGCTATCCAGCTTTTTTCTTGTCTAGTTTTCATCCGGTAAGGGTGCTTAAAGGCAAGTATGTGAGCAGTCGGAATGCCGCCTTTTTACGCCGTGGATTGGTCATTTTCCAGTTCTCTATTTCTATTACCATGATCATAGGTACCTGGATAGTATATAATCAACTACAGTTTATCCGTAACAAAGACCTGGGGTTTAACAAAGAACGGGTAGTGGTGATCAGAACCTTTGGTGATACTACCAACCTTCAGCGAAATGCCTTGATAAGGAAAGACTTGATCAAGCATCAAGGAGTCAAAGAAGTAGCTTTTACGAGTAACGTGCCAGGGCAAGATGGTGGCAGTGGTACTGATGCTTTTCCGGTAGAAAACGCTCAAGGCAAAATGCGGATTACGCTGGCGCACGTATTGGCAGTAGGTTATGATTATTTAGATATGATGGGCATCGAAATGAAAAAAGGTCGTTTTTATTCACGTGCTATTACTACTGATACTTCTAAAGCCTTGGTGGTAAATGAGGCTTTTATAAAAAAAATGGGTTGGAAAAAAGCCTTGGGAAAAAAGGTCTATTTGCGTACCGATAGCCTGGGTAAACTTGTAAAAGGGTATGATGCTAAAATAGTAGGGGTAGTCAAGAATTTTCACCTGACATCGTTGCATAAAAAAATACAACCTTTAGCCCTTAGACTGATATCTCCACGCAAACAAGGGCACATGGGGTATCTGTTGGTAAGGCTCAAATCGGGAGGGGTAGGTAAAACCCTTGATTTTATCAAAAAAACCTGGAATAAATACGAGAAAAAATATGCGTATGAGAGCTATTTTCTGGATAAGAAGTTTAATAAACAATACCAGGCCGATGAAGTGCGAGGGCAGATATTTATGGCATTTTCCGGCATTACCATTTTCATTGCTTGTTTGGGGTTATTGGGGCTTGCCTCGTTTACTGCCGAACAACGGGTCAAAGAAATAGGCATACGCAAGGTTTTAGGGGCATCTATTCCCAGTATTTTACGCCTCATGTCGTTTGACTTTTTGCGTTTGGTGGTGTGGGCAAGTTTGTTTGGGGGCATTTTTGGTGCCTGGATGATGCATGGTTGGCTGCAAAACTTTGCCTATCATTTGCCCATATACAAACATTGGTTTGTGTTTATCTTCTCTGCCTTACTTGCCTTGCTTATTGCCTTGCTTACAGTAAGTGTGCAAGTGTTCAAAGTGTCGCAGGTAAACCCCATAGAAGTGCTCAAAGACGAGTAAGAGTAGTATAAAGAACAAGTGTTGAGCTTTAAGCCCTTGGGTACCAGCTTGCCTGGTACCTAAAGACTTGAAGCTCGCCCCTGTGAAGGTCTAAAGCACTTTTGCATGGATAAAATAGGGGCGTTTGTCGCGCATAATAATTTTCTGAAAACCATCGATTGTATATGTTGTAATTCGATAATCATTGCCTTTGTTTTGGCACTGGATAATAAGTTTGGTGCCAGAAGCAAATAGCGCATTGTCATTGCCCACAATAATTTTCACTGATTTAGCTACTTTTTTATCATTGCCCAATTCTACAGTCATCTCTTTTACCGAATTCTTTTCCTCTTTTGTAGTATACTTGATAATTTTCCCTTTTTTAACAATGTCATAAGTACCAATCAGAGCAGCTTTGTTTATATCAGCATTGATAAACATACGTAACTCTTTTTCCCAGTTTTTAATCGCCAGGGTCTTGGTTACAAGTTTACCCTCATTGCGCACCTGTTTTTTTACTTTAGGTTGTTGTTGGTTGAGCCAGGTTATTTGTGTTTGAACAAAACCCTTCAGGTCAAAGTAAGGCTGGGCAGTACCCGCTGCTGTTTTATTCGGATTTTCGCAAGCCATGAGCCCACATAATGTCACAATTGACCAAAGCAGGAATGAATTATGCGACCAATTTTTCATTTTCATATTCAAAAGCTTTAAATTTATCAATTCAATGTTATAATATAGGGGATATTCTCAAACTTGCACGCCCTTCTTGCCACCACGGCATACCGAAGAATTGTTCAGTATGGAAAATTTAGATATTTATAAAGCACGTTATTTAGCCGACCGTTGCCAGTTTATATTGTTTACCCCAGAGGGTAAGCTTGTACAAACCTGCAATACATTGCTAGACCTCAACGTTTACCTCAACCAATCTATTTTTCCTGTTTTTCCATTTTTAGAAAGCCTGCAAGATACCCTGGCGTTGCTTGAGCCCGGACAGCCTCCGTTGGAGTTTCCTCGCCTCGAAAACTTTGTCAGTGGCATAGATACCAGTTTCAAAGTGTTGGATTGTCGCATAGAATGTATCTTAAACAATCAAGTACCTACACTGTTGCTGGTAATAGAGCATCACCCTGACGCACATCAGTATATTTTTCAGATTCAACAAGAAGGAAAAGAATCTGCCATTCAAAAAGAACTGTTAGCAGTACAAAACCGTTCCATCGAACTTGAAAAAGAACTACTTCAACTCAAAAATGAAGAACTTAAACGGATAGAACAATTTAAGTCTAACTTTTTTGCCGAAATCAGCCACGAGTTGCGTACCCCACTCAATGGCATCATTGGGTTGACAGATTTGTTACTGGAAGTAATGACCAACCCACACCACGCCGATTACTTAAAAGCCATTCAATCATCCGGCAATCATCTGGTAACCATTGTAAACGATGTGTTAGATATGTCAAAAATAGAGTCAGGACAGATGCAGTTTGAAGAAACACATATTAACCTGCCCGAAATGTTACAAAATATTGTATTGAGTTTCAAACAAAAATTTATGCAAAAAGGCATACAAGTCAATACAGTATTAGCTACCGATGTGCCAGAAGAGGTGTTGGGAGACAAAGTCCGGCTAACTCAAATCTTGTATAACCTGGTAGGCAATGCCATTAAGTTTACCAGTGAGGGAGAAGTAAGTATAGAGATAACATTTGTTGCTCCTGTACCTTCTGCTGATCAAGCAGAACAAATACAGTTAGATTTTATAGTAAAAGACTCTGGCATAGGCATCAAGAAAGAACGTTTACAACAGATTTTTGAACCCTATCAGCAAGCCAGCAAGCAAACTACTCGATTGTATGGAGGTACTGGACTGGGTTTAAGCATCGTAAGACAACTCATAGAACTACAAGGGGGACATATTAGCGTGAACAGTCGTTGGGGCGAAGGCACTATATTTAATTTTGTATTGCCACTTAAGCTTGCACCAGAGATAGAACCCTTGACCAATTCGCCCGATTTCCGGCATTCTATTCTTACTCCGTTCGATGTACCTCTCAAGGTTTTACTTGCTGACGACAACGATGTAAACTTATTGTTTGCCCGACAAATACTGCAGGAGTGGAACTGTAAAGTGATCACTGTCTCGAATGGCAAAGAAGCGGTAGAGTTATTGAAAAAAGGGGAGGCAAAAGAAGCGTTTGACCTGGTATTGATGGATGTGTATATGCCCGAAATGACTGGCACAGAGGCTACTCACTATATAAGAAAAGTGTTACAAATATCGCCAGATCAATTGCCTATTATAGCGCTCACTGCATCTGTGTCTCAGCAAGAGCGAAACGAAGGGGTACTTGATCTGATGGATGACTATTTGATTAAGCCTTTCAAAAAAGAAGATTTGTACGCCAAAATTGTACAAATGACCCAAATTACCAAGAGCGAGACTTATATAGATATGAGTTACCTTGAAGAGGTGTCTATAGGTGATTCTAGTTTTATTCTCGACATCGCAGAACTCTTTATCCACCAAACCTGTACTGACATTGATAAAGTTCGAGCTTTGATGACGGCTCAAAACTGGGAAGACATGGCGCTTGCGGTACACAAAGTAAAACCAACTTTTAAACTATTGGGTATAAAACCGGCAGAGAAAAACCTCGAAAAGCTACAAAATTACGCCAAGCAAACGATCAATATAGACCAGTTGCCTACATTGCTGCAAGAGGTAGAAGATATTTATCAACTTGCCGTAGCTGAACTTAAGCAAAAATTATCGTTGAGTGAGTAGTGGTAAGTGATGATAGAAGCCACCATTATATGTTACTACAAGCCCTTGGTTATCACTGCAGTGGTCAATAAAGTTATCTACCTGCAGTGCTTCTCTCATTTTGTACAATCACCATATTGCGTTCTTGCTGAATTTGCCTCAAATAATAATAATGGGTGGTGTTATCTCTGATGATCCAGGCAATGAACGAGTGTTCAGGGGAAGGTTCAAATCGTTGAAAGGTGAAGTCGTAAATTTTGCTATGACTAAAGAAAGGAATGTCTAAACGAGGAAAGTAAATAGGTGCATCGTTGGTTGTGATTTGTACCAGAGTTTCTTCTATGCTTTCCAGAAAGGGGATAAAAGTAAAAGCTGATAACCCCTGGTATAAGTTCAAATTGAACAAACTATTACAGCTTTCAACAATCACTCCTTGGTTGTCTAAAAGAACGAATTGAAAGCCAGAAGGGGAAAACTGGCTTTTGAACTGCTGTAAAAATGTTCGCTTTTTTGTACTCATTCTGTCATTTGTTTGGCAATCATTTCGAACATGGCTTCTACATTTTCGCCAGTTTTGGCACTGGTAAAATAACTTGCTTTAACCGAGAGCTTTTGCTGAATAGAACTGAGTTCAGCATCACTCAATAAATCTTTTTTGTTGCCAATAACGCATATTGGGGCATTGGGCAACTTAGAACGGATAAAGTCAATGTCTGAAGTTATATTTTCAAACGATGAAGGACGCTGCAGGTCAAATACATAAATAACTCCGTGTGACCCTAAATAATAAGAGGCGGGCACCTTTGTTTGAGATACTTCTCCTGCTACATCCCACAAAATCATATTGACCGTTATATTGGCAAGATTTACCACTTTCTTGTCTATACGTACCCCAAGTGTAGTGAGGTATTCGTCCGAAAAAGTTTGATGAACAAAGCGACGTACCAATGAGGTTTTCCCTACGCCAAAATTCCCTACTAAAATAACCTTTTTACTTATTTGTTGCATTGAATTGGTCAAAATATGTTTTAAGCTTTTCTGATATATCAGTTTCCGACAAATTATCTAAAGATTGAGTGAGGTTTTGTTCAGCAAACAACTCCAGGTAGTCTAATAACTGAGTTTTGTATTTAGTGTTTACCGAACCCGAAACAATGGCGGTTAGATAAAACTTATAAGAGTTTTGAATCATAATTTTGAAGGTACCATACTCAATCATGTCCAAAGATCCGGTTTTTTGTTGAAACGCATCTTCAATAAATGACTTGATCGCGGTGAGCATGCCTGCAATTACGTCTTGGTCTATGGTGTTGTTGTGCGAGTATTTGCCGTGCAAAATGCCCGACTCCTGGTCTATCACAAAAACCTCTTCTACTACTGGAGGGATAAGTTCCTTAATGATCAGGTCTTTGTGACTTATCCCTTCCCATAAAGCAATGAGTTGTTTTCTTATATTTTGCACCGAAAATGTGCGATCTAATTGCTTGTCTACGTTTTCTGATAGTTTTTCGAACTCTACCTGAACAAACTTTCGAATAAGCTTGCCTATGAGGGGGTAAATAGCCTCTATCAGGGCATCTTTTGATTCTTTGAGCTCAGTTCTCACTGTTTTTTCAATGACCGGCTTCAGATTTTCATTCCGCAACTCATCTATGTTGTTTTGCAGATCATCTACCTTTCGGGTAATTTTCTCCTGAGTTTTACGATCTTCTTCCAGTAAGATTTCTTTCAATTTCTTGAGTACATCGTCCATAATCGTAAAACGTTAAAACGAGTCTTACAGTTGTTGCGATAAATCCCGCAATTTATTGGCTGCAGTATGCTTGTTGGCATAAGATTGCGCGTACTCAGATACGTTTTTGGTGATTTCTTCGATCAAAGCCTTCAGTTGTTCATTGATTCGGTTTTCCATTTCGTCTACCATTCCAGAAATTTCCTGTGCCATGTCCAGAATCTTCTTCTTGTCTTCTTCGTAGTTTTGAAGTAATTCTTTTTGGGCACTTGCCAGGTTTAGTTTCAGGTCGCGCATATTGCCACCCACAATAATTTCTTTGACTGCGTCTAAACGTGAATAACGATCTACCCCATTTTTATCAGTTACCTGATGTTCGGGTTGGTCGGCAAGCAGAATAAAACCATCTTCTTGTTGTTCGCGCAAAGAGTTGTTAATCAAAGAAGGAAGATTTTTGTACAAGTCCTGTAATTGCATTTGAAAAACCCGGCGGTTTTCTTCCAACACATTTACAAACAGGCTTCTCATATCATTTACCTGATTGTCATAGTCTTTTTTGTTTTCAACCAACATGGTAGCAAACAATTCTTTCATTCCTTGCAACTGACCTTCAATTTCTCGTTTATCGGGTCCTACAATCAGTTCTCTAAAGGTATTCACCTTTTCTTCGCTTCCCAGCTCTTCAATATTTTCTTCCTGTTTTTTGTCTTTATCTTCCATGACGACTCTTTAAAAATATTTTAGGAGATATGTTGTAAATGTCCGGTGTCGTTTGCAGATTTTGCTCATCTTTTGACTGCTTTGCAGGTTAGCCTGTTGTCAGGTTGTTTTTCAGTCAAACGAGCACGAGCCCGGCTTCCGAACAATGATAGTTTTTGAACATATAAGTAGTACCCAATCAATTAGACGATGTGGCATGTAGGGGCTACAAGTATGTTATAAATAAACCTCAAATACCCAAGAGGTAAACTTATTCGGCGTCGGAACGCAAACCCTCAGATATTTTAACCAATACATCGTTCAATGCACGCTTGCTTACGTGGGATTGTTTTTGTTTATCGAGCGCAGCTTCGGTTGCTTTTTGCAAATCAGCTATTTGTTGGTTAAGGTTTTTTTCAGTAGTTTGAATAGCTTCAATGAGCTTGTTGCGTACTTCCTCAATTTTAGACATTACCTCTTCGCGGTTTTGCCCAATATGATTTTTAAGCTCCGAAATCTGATCATTGTAACTCTTAATATCTGGCCCAAATATCAGATCTTTTACCTCGTCTAGTTTAGTTTTTGGCTCGTTTACGTTTTCCATCCTTTTTCAATTACAATTAGCGTTTCGTTAAGCAAAGCATTGAACAATCACCCACAGCGTTTAGTCGGTAGTTTGTTGTTGATAGTTTGATAGCCAAATTGTGGTAAAGTGCTATGTGTTTGACTAAAGAAACTAACCAACCGAAAAAAGCAGTGGAGTATTAATTAACAATACCCAACTTAAAATAAACTTCTATTGGTAGTTATGCTATACAATAACGAATTTGATTCAAAAATACAATAATTATTTTAATAACAAACGTAATGTACGTTCATCCACCTTTCCCGAAGCAAATATTTTGTTCTTTATCTGAAACTTCATAATGGCCTCTTCTGTTACATCGCGATACTTACCATCAAGTGGTATTTTATACCCTTTTTTTATCAATTGATTTTGTACCTCCCAGGTAAGCAAAGTAGTATCTCCCTTGATGATTGGTTGCTTTTCTATGCGTTGAAAAAGCTCATAGTTTTTGGGAGTAATGCCTTTTTTTTCTACAAATTTAATCGCTTTATTGTCCAGTCCCTGGGCTTTCATTTTCTTTGACGCAATGAGTTTAGCTTCCAGGTGTTTTATCCTTGCCAGCATTTGGTTGTATGCCTGCACTGCATTTTGGCTCTGGGGGTTGGTTTGGTCTTCATACAACACGTCTATACCTTCGTTATACCATACTTTGCGAGCAAAACTTCCGGCTTTGTGTGCCAACTCAAAATATTCGGTTACCAGCTTTGTATCGTGATAGTTGGCATCTATTTCTTTGGTTTTTGCAATATAGTTATAATCCCGCCCTGGGTTGTACCTGCGGTATTTTAGGTATTGATTGATAGCCAGGTATACATTGGCTACCAGTAAAATAAAAACGACAATACGTTTCATTAGGTATGATTAATTGTATGATTAAATTTATATCGTTTTACTAGTGCTTTAGGAACTAAGTAAATTCTACATTATTTCGAGTTTATTTTGGTGGCTGTCAAACCTACAAAAAACGAGCATAGCCTAAGCTACGTGAGTTTTTTTAGGTGAAGTCAGCAGGCAAAAGAGACCGAAAGAAGTGTAAGGGGTTTAGTACCCAAAGCACTAGAGCTTACTGGTTGGCAAGTCTTCATTGCTGGCAAAGTAGCCACCTCAGGTGGGTGTGGTGTTTCTGAGCCTAAAGTGGCACTCCTTTTTCTGATACGCCCCAGGTCAATGACCAAAAGCTTGTTTGTAGGAGGGTAATATCACTGCAATAAATTGTCTCCTGTCATATCTTCAGGTGGATTGATGCCCATCAAATTTAATATAGTTGGAGCAATATCACCTAATTTACCATCTTTTAATGTAGCATCATTGTTTTTATCTATCAAAATGCAAGGTACCAGGTTAGTTGTATGGGCTGTATGCGGCGATCCATCAGGGTTTTGCATAATGTCGGAGTTGCCATGGTCAGCTATAACAATGGTGGCATAGTCATTTGCCAGTGCAGTATCTATTACCACTTTGGCACATTGGTCTACTGTTTCACAGGCTTTTACCGCTGCCTCAAATACCCCCGTATGTCCTACCATGTCAGGGTTGGCAAAGTTAAGACATACAAAATCAACCGCTTTTTGGTGAAGCTCAGGCACAATGGCATCACGAATATCTGCTGCGCTCATTTCGGGTTGCAGGTCATAAGTGGCTACTTTGGGCGATGGACACAAAATGCGACTTTCTCCTTTAAATTCATTTTCGCGCCCTC
Protein-coding sequences here:
- a CDS encoding ABC transporter permease, whose translation is MLKNYLKISLRNLSRHKIYTFINIAGLSIGMACALLLYLYINDELSFDRYHEKADRIYRVSTWFKLEGKAPQYFASSSERLAPVLPKEFPNEVAQSVRLFRGTEKKPIRYKDKKLYLNGIHYADSNYFKVFSHKLIKGDPNKVLTQPNSIVLTKTVAKQFFGRAGNAIGKVIKVFDNQSNKVTGVMEDLPKNSHLRFPALVSYATIYDPKDVNRWGSANYYTYVLLKPKAKIESFRKNVQTVFTKYMVKDFKHFKATAGFRVDPLVDIHLSEFAYEDDETIKGNKAYLYILAAVAIFMLLIAAINYMNLATARSAGRAKEVGIRKVVGSYRSQLILQFLLESVLLTLISLVISITLVELSLPYFNYVSGKQLVVEYSDPSVFGLLTLIMLLVGLISGSYPAFFLSSFHPVRVLKGKYVSSRNAAFLRRGLVIFQFSISITMIIGTWIVYNQLQFIRNKDLGFNKERVVVIRTFGDTTNLQRNALIRKDLIKHQGVKEVAFTSNVPGQDGGSGTDAFPVENAQGKMRITLAHVLAVGYDYLDMMGIEMKKGRFYSRAITTDTSKALVVNEAFIKKMGWKKALGKKVYLRTDSLGKLVKGYDAKIVGVVKNFHLTSLHKKIQPLALRLISPRKQGHMGYLLVRLKSGGVGKTLDFIKKTWNKYEKKYAYESYFLDKKFNKQYQADEVRGQIFMAFSGITIFIACLGLLGLASFTAEQRVKEIGIRKVLGASIPSILRLMSFDFLRLVVWASLFGGIFGAWMMHGWLQNFAYHLPIYKHWFVFIFSALLALLIALLTVSVQVFKVSQVNPIEVLKDE
- a CDS encoding ATP-binding protein, with protein sequence MENLDIYKARYLADRCQFILFTPEGKLVQTCNTLLDLNVYLNQSIFPVFPFLESLQDTLALLEPGQPPLEFPRLENFVSGIDTSFKVLDCRIECILNNQVPTLLLVIEHHPDAHQYIFQIQQEGKESAIQKELLAVQNRSIELEKELLQLKNEELKRIEQFKSNFFAEISHELRTPLNGIIGLTDLLLEVMTNPHHADYLKAIQSSGNHLVTIVNDVLDMSKIESGQMQFEETHINLPEMLQNIVLSFKQKFMQKGIQVNTVLATDVPEEVLGDKVRLTQILYNLVGNAIKFTSEGEVSIEITFVAPVPSADQAEQIQLDFIVKDSGIGIKKERLQQIFEPYQQASKQTTRLYGGTGLGLSIVRQLIELQGGHISVNSRWGEGTIFNFVLPLKLAPEIEPLTNSPDFRHSILTPFDVPLKVLLADDNDVNLLFARQILQEWNCKVITVSNGKEAVELLKKGEAKEAFDLVLMDVYMPEMTGTEATHYIRKVLQISPDQLPIIALTASVSQQERNEGVLDLMDDYLIKPFKKEDLYAKIVQMTQITKSETYIDMSYLEEVSIGDSSFILDIAELFIHQTCTDIDKVRALMTAQNWEDMALAVHKVKPTFKLLGIKPAEKNLEKLQNYAKQTINIDQLPTLLQEVEDIYQLAVAELKQKLSLSE
- a CDS encoding Rab family GTPase — translated: MQQISKKVILVGNFGVGKTSLVRRFVHQTFSDEYLTTLGVRIDKKVVNLANITVNMILWDVAGEVSQTKVPASYYLGSHGVIYVFDLQRPSSFENITSDIDFIRSKLPNAPICVIGNKKDLLSDAELSSIQQKLSVKASYFTSAKTGENVEAMFEMIAKQMTE
- a CDS encoding peptidoglycan-binding domain-containing protein, which codes for MKRIVVFILLVANVYLAINQYLKYRRYNPGRDYNYIAKTKEIDANYHDTKLVTEYFELAHKAGSFARKVWYNEGIDVLYEDQTNPQSQNAVQAYNQMLARIKHLEAKLIASKKMKAQGLDNKAIKFVEKKGITPKNYELFQRIEKQPIIKGDTTLLTWEVQNQLIKKGYKIPLDGKYRDVTEEAIMKFQIKNKIFASGKVDERTLRLLLK